One Benincasa hispida cultivar B227 chromosome 5, ASM972705v1, whole genome shotgun sequence genomic window carries:
- the LOC120077660 gene encoding transcription factor RSL2-like, which yields MAQLLFNNITPSSADPFMASLPYETPSSSTFYTLSQETSDGNYCSQLLFPTNENNNNYYYCNPMNNNNNNHDFSLGELGNYYNNNGSNFHLEDHEDSINLEVSENHLQPCSEAELMKLPEEAAQFEINCKKRSRAGFGDNHVQKERNERPKKTQKLITSSSINTEEDGNPGPSRQSTSNYCSEDESNASLDRNGGANNLGSSPNGPTKSRASRGSATDPQSLYARKRRERINERLRILQNLVPNGTKVDISTMLEEAVQYVKFLQLQIKLLSSDDLWMYAPIAYNGMDIGLNPTTLKTPKEKEL from the exons ATGGCTCAATTACTCTTCAACAATATTACACCTTCCTCAGCTGATCCTTTCATGGCTTCCCTTCCTTATGAAACAccttcttcttcaaccttttATACCCTTTCACAAGAGACTAGTGATGGAAACTATTGCAGCCAATTATTATTCCCcactaatgaaaataataataattattattattgcaaTCCCAtgaacaacaataataataatcatgatttttcattGGGGGAGCTTGgaaattattacaataacaaTGGTAGTAATTTCCACCTTGAAGATCATGAAGACTCTATTAATTTAGAGGTGAGTGAGAATCATTTGCAGCCTTGTTCTGAAGCTGAGTTGATGAAATTACCTGAAGAAGCTGCCCAATTTGAGATCAATTGCAAGAAAAGATCAAGGGCAGGATTTGGGGATAATCAT GTACAAAAGGAGAGGAATGAGAGGCCAAAGAAAACTCAAAAGCTTATTACCTCAAGCAGCATTAACACTGAAGAAGATGGCAATCCTGGCCCTAGCAGACAAAGCACAAGCAACTATTGTTCTGAAGACGAATCCAATGCCTCTCTCGATCGAAACGGAGGAGCTAATAACTTGGGATCGAGTCCGAACGGGCCGACCAAATCCCGAGCTAGCAGAGGCTCAGCCACAGATCCACAGAGCCTCTATGCAAGG aaaagaagagaaagaatcAATGAAAGGTTGAGAATCTTACAGAATCTTGTCCCAAATGGAACAAAG GTTGATATCAGCACAATGCTTGAGGAAGCTGTTCAATATGTGAAGTTTCTACAACTCCAAATCAAG CTATTAAGCTCTGATGATTTATGGATGTATGCTCCAATCGCTTACAATGGAATGGATATCGGACTTAACCCGACGACCCTGAAAACACCAAAAGAGAAAGAATTATGA